Part of the bacterium genome, CGCTGCCCGGCCAGCGATTTACCCCAGCCGGTAGAAAATCAATCGGACTGGCAAAAGATTCAAGCCCTGCTGCCGGTCCAGTCGTGGTTGCAGTTATTTCAGATGTTACTGCCGCCGGCGGTGATGCCGGTAGCCGAGGGGCAATCGACCATCGGCAGCCCTACCGTGACGGTCAACGGGGCGCCGATGGCCATTGTCGGACCGTTGACCGCCTCGTCTTGTTCGCAAATCCCCATCGTCCCTAACGCCAATGTGATGGGGTTTACCAATGTGATGGTCGGTGTTACCTTAAAGGAATTATTGATGCAGTTTATCTGGAACGCCATCCACGGCGTAGCCGCCTTGGGTGCAGGCAGGCTGGCTAACCGGGCCATGGCTGGCCGGTCGCATTAAGTGGTTGCGGCGGGAGGCCGCCTTTATGATTAATTCTCAACCCTTACACAAACGAACGCTGGTGGGACATCCAGTAGATGTAGCCACGGGAATCGTTTTTACCGCCTGGGATGATTTTACCATTCCCGGCCCTTTCCCCCTGGAGTGGCATCGATTCTACAACACCTCGTTCCTGGAAGACGGGCCTTTTGGCAAAGGGTGGGTTGTCCTTTTCTCGGTGAGACTACGTTTTGTAGACAATCGGCTGGTTTTTCTCAATGACAACGGAGTCGAAGTATTATTGAATGTCCCCAAAGACGGACAGCGAATTAACCATCCAGGCCTCCAATACGAGACAAATCGCCGGGGAAATCAGTACCTCATCTGGCATTGGCATAGGGATCACAATGTTTGTTTTATCTTTGATATCATCGAAGAGGAGAAAGAATTTCGTCTGGTCAGAATTGAAAACATCGGCGGTCAGGTAATCGACCTTCAATTCACGGGTAATCGTTGGACAGGTTTACGAGATAGCGGCGGCCGACATTATCAGTTACGATACAATCATCGGGGGTTTATCCAATCTGTGGAACTTAGGCCGGAGACGGCTGAAGAGCCGCCGATGACTTTGGTCAGGTATGAGTATGACCAGAGCGGACGGCTGACCGCCGTCTATGATCGCTTGAATCAATCCATCCGTTACGCTTATGATGAGGAACATCGGCTGATCAAAGAGACAAACCGGCTGGGTGCCAGCTTCTATTTTGAATATGACCGTGAAGGGCGTTGTGTTCATAACTGGGGTGACGGCGGATACATCGAGCGATTTCTGGAGTATAATCCTGATGCACGCACCACTATAGTGACAAACGGACGGGAAGATCAGACAAAATATGAATTCAATGAAATGAACCTGGTGGTTGTGACCACCGACCCACTGGGAGCTGTAAATAAACGGCTGTATGACCCGCTCGGCCGCTTAGTGATGCGGATTGACCCTAATGAGGCCATCACCATGTATACCTACGGTCCAGGAGGGGAGATCGTAGAGATACAGGATCCCAATGGCGCCAAGACAACTTACGAGTTTGACAAAAATCACAATATGATTGGTGTCACCTGGCCCAATGGTGGTGTCTGGAAATGGAAATTTGATAGCCGGAATAATTTGATAAGCGAGACCAACCCCAATGGAGAAACCTGGACGTATGCCTACGGGGAGCGAGGGCAATTGGAGAGGGCTGAAGACCCGGATGGCGGTGTTTGGCGAATGCAATACGACCGGGGGGGAAATCTGGTGGAGTTCACGCGCCCTCTTGGGGCCCAAAGTTTTTACCGGTGCGACAGATTAGGGAATTTCATAGAGGCGAGGGAACCCACAGGACGCGTTCGACGTTGGACCTGCGATGTTATGGGACGTGTCATAGGTGAGGTATGGGAAGACGGTTCGGATATCCGGTTCACCTACGATCCCGACGCCAACCTGATCTCTGTCACAGAACCGGGGGGAGGCACAACTTCATATGGCTACAACCGATTTGGACAGGTAATTGAGGAAAGAGATCCCGAAGGAGGCATAGTTCGCTATGACTACAATTCGGAGGGACAAATCACCCGGATTACCGATCAAAAAGGCGAAGAGGCTATTTTTGAGTACGATGCCATGGATCGGGTGACCCGGGAAGTTAGATTTGACGGCAGAGAACGCCGATTCTCCCGTGGTCTTCGAGGTGAGATCACTGAGATCATTGAAGCAGATGGACGAAAGATCGAGTGCAAGTTTGATTTGATGGGTTTTCTCACAGAGATCTCAGGTCCTCATCAGAGGACGACTTATGAACGTGACGAAATGGGTAATGTGATAGCGGCCCGCTCGAACGGCCATGTGTTAGAATATGAGTATGATCTTATAAACGAGCCCGTGCGTGTAGTGGCTGACGGCCAGGCTACCGAGCATGTTCGTCGCCATGGACGTTGCGTTCGGACACGGTATTCAGATAACTATGAGGTAGTTTACGACTATGATATCGAAGGCCGAATTAGGAGTATCAATGCACCGGGACAGAGGCACGAATTCACCTGGGATGCTGCGGGGCGCATGATCAAACACCAACGAGGCAATGGCCTTGTCAGTGAATTCGGCTGGAACAGCTCACGGAAGATGATCTCGCAGACCGTCACGCGACCGGATGGCAGAGCGCTCTTACGTCAAGAGTATGCCTACAACAGGGATGGCGACCTCATAGAGCTGAAGGATTCTCGAGTGGGATCGTTTTCCTACAGCCACGACAAGAACGGTAGAGTGATTAAAGCCGTTTATCCGGACTCGACGGAAGAATTTGCTTACGATGGCGCCGACAATGTTATCTTCCAGACTCATACCGGAAGGGCAACGATTGAGAAAGGCAATCGGATAGCCAGTATCGGTGACTCACGCTTCAGTTACGATCCCCTCGGTAATACCATCTGCATTGAGAAAGGTTTTTCTCGTCTTGATCTTGAATATAACGACTTTTGTCGCCTGTCTCGAACTGTTGATGAAAAAGGAAGAAATGTCGAGTATTCTTATGATCCCATTGGCCGTCGGGTGATAAAGGAATCTGAGAAGACAAATCACTATACCTGGGACAACGACAGACTCATTAAGGTGGTCGAGAATGATGGGGAGAACGGCCAAAGGGATGTCCATTTCCTCTATCTGCCGGATTCGGGAGAACCAATCTCGGTCGATGTAACCGGTGAGATTATTGACCTCCACTGCGGTCCGGCAGGTTTCCCTATGCACATCACGAACTTAAAAGGTGAATTAACCTGGTCCGGCTGGCGACGATTATGGGGTGACAATAGGCATGGGGAAGTATCACCCCCTCACCCCTTTGGTTTTCTGGGACAAACTCGGGA contains:
- a CDS encoding RHS repeat-associated core domain-containing protein encodes the protein MINSQPLHKRTLVGHPVDVATGIVFTAWDDFTIPGPFPLEWHRFYNTSFLEDGPFGKGWVVLFSVRLRFVDNRLVFLNDNGVEVLLNVPKDGQRINHPGLQYETNRRGNQYLIWHWHRDHNVCFIFDIIEEEKEFRLVRIENIGGQVIDLQFTGNRWTGLRDSGGRHYQLRYNHRGFIQSVELRPETAEEPPMTLVRYEYDQSGRLTAVYDRLNQSIRYAYDEEHRLIKETNRLGASFYFEYDREGRCVHNWGDGGYIERFLEYNPDARTTIVTNGREDQTKYEFNEMNLVVVTTDPLGAVNKRLYDPLGRLVMRIDPNEAITMYTYGPGGEIVEIQDPNGAKTTYEFDKNHNMIGVTWPNGGVWKWKFDSRNNLISETNPNGETWTYAYGERGQLERAEDPDGGVWRMQYDRGGNLVEFTRPLGAQSFYRCDRLGNFIEAREPTGRVRRWTCDVMGRVIGEVWEDGSDIRFTYDPDANLISVTEPGGGTTSYGYNRFGQVIEERDPEGGIVRYDYNSEGQITRITDQKGEEAIFEYDAMDRVTREVRFDGRERRFSRGLRGEITEIIEADGRKIECKFDLMGFLTEISGPHQRTTYERDEMGNVIAARSNGHVLEYEYDLINEPVRVVADGQATEHVRRHGRCVRTRYSDNYEVVYDYDIEGRIRSINAPGQRHEFTWDAAGRMIKHQRGNGLVSEFGWNSSRKMISQTVTRPDGRALLRQEYAYNRDGDLIELKDSRVGSFSYSHDKNGRVIKAVYPDSTEEFAYDGADNVIFQTHTGRATIEKGNRIASIGDSRFSYDPLGNTICIEKGFSRLDLEYNDFCRLSRTVDEKGRNVEYSYDPIGRRVIKESEKTNHYTWDNDRLIKVVENDGENGQRDVHFLYLPDSGEPISVDVTGEIIDLHCGPAGFPMHITNLKGELTWSGWRRLWGDNRHGEVSPPHPFGFLGQTRDYETGLYYNYARYYHSESGRYLTHDPIGFAGGLNPYAYVPNPVRYVDPLGLRCRSVYEDEKTSRMRIRMPKGGDTVHGARRDARLFWQRYAQRDARNTPRHLSPKNQSQIESGRSPVVDPQWIAAHSMDAAYDGQTLIHHHEHQRSITVAIPDGVHRSNHGVLHPDRRT
- a CDS encoding PAAR domain-containing protein, with the translated sequence MLFPAAKLGDMIMGLDFHTTTQTIVPPVPCPMFPHPFIGTIFLWHTPKWPIANVFINGMPALTVGAKSYSVHIPLPPPAVPTPPTQITFKWWLTNVMTAGIAAVFSMVLNMIGSATGTMTPNARCPASDLPQPVENQSDWQKIQALLPVQSWLQLFQMLLPPAVMPVAEGQSTIGSPTVTVNGAPMAIVGPLTASSCSQIPIVPNANVMGFTNVMVGVTLKELLMQFIWNAIHGVAALGAGRLANRAMAGRSH